The window GCAGACGGGATTGGGTGCATCTTGGGCGTCAAACGTACCTGAGCGGAAGaccaagaaagagatgagaggATATCTGAGGGTCTACCAAGCTGAAATTGAGCTTGGAAGGATGAATTGAGTAACAAAGGAGCAAATTGCAGAGCTGATGGAGAAAGCAGCTTCAATGTCGTGTGCCTTTTGGAAAGGTGTCAAGACTCTTAGTACCGAGTACCTGCTCCCTGTGTCAAGTTGCCAGCTAACGATGCGGTAGCTCGAGTTAGTTCCAGCCTGTTCCAGGTGGCTTCATTGTGGGGTCTTTTGGAGTCCAGGGGATCTTTTGCTGGGCTGGTGGCGGGCGGACAGCGCTGGAGGGCCCCGAAACAGGCAATTAAGCGAAAACGGAGCGCGGGGCTGGCGCAACATGTTGGGGAGGGGCAACGGAATTGAGCCCAAGGCTATTATGGGTAGCTCTGGGTAGCACGTTGGTGATTCGGTGGCAAACGGGCAAAGATGATGGCTAGAATCTATATATCCAGTACCTATGTTGATACGTTATATAGTATCCGGGCAATAAAACGCCTggcatttttttttttttgaaaTTGCGGCGATGAACCACTGCAGCCGTCCGCGAGCTAGAAAGTAGTAGCCCCAAGCAAGATGTGATGTAATTGCGCTTACGGACTTACCCCTCCATCGGCACGAAACTCACGATGGAGCTTGTATATACACACTCCAGGCACGCTCCTCAAGACAGGTTGTTTTCAATTTCTTGAattgtttatttgtttgtttactATAACTACATGTCCCTAGAACCTATGTCGACCCGAGCTGCATAAATTCAGTCGCTCTATAGATTTGTTTCAGTCTGCAAGGAGCTTAGGTCAAGCATAGCTACAGTGCTTTTGACGAACTTAAGCAGAGATGCCGATAACGCCTGAGTAGCACCCGCGTTAGTATTTGTGTGGTCATTAAATCACAATGGATGGGTTACGTACCGCAAGCAGGACGAGGACCAGCGTTGCCAGTCTTGAGGGACTCCTCGTTGTCACCCTTGCCGAGATCGTCGGTGCCGGCGTGGACAACAACGGTGCGCTAAGTAATGGATGATTAGCAGACTTCCCGGGACAAAACCGAAAGGACGTTTCTTACGCCAATGACGCTGTTGGGGCCAATCAGCTGGACAAGGGAGTCGGTGATGGTACCCTTGGCGTTACCCTGAGCATCGGTCTCGATGTTACCAAGGTCACCAACGTGACGGGCCTCATCAGAAGGAGAGCCGTGAGTCTTGTTGAAGGGGTTGACTGTCGGGTGGTTTGGAGAGTCAGCAAGGCCGGTCTGATTCGAGGAGAACACTCCGCTTCGGGGCAACTTACAGTGAGGGCCGGCAGAGGTGCAGCCGTTGGTGTTGTCACCAAAGGTGTGGATGTGGAAGCCACGCTTTGCGTTGGCGTCGTTGCCGGTGATGTCGTAGGTGATGGTGGTAGGGGCACCCTCCGAGGCCTGCTCGAAGATGACGGTGCCGGAGACCTTGGCGTCTCCTCGGAGGACAGTGACTGCAGCGAAGGATTAGCCAGATGCGTCGTTGACAGCACAAATAGCTGGTCCATCAAGGGACacgccagcttctcaatggaTGAGAGTCAGGGCCGCCGTGTCTATCAAGGTTGCGGCGCGGCCCGCGCTCCATCGAGGCCGTTTGAGCACAAAAACCCCCTCAAACGAGCGCAGGAGGAGGCACGGCATGACGTCCCCCCTCGACTAGCGACAGCTGTGTCTATATATATTCGGGGCAAGGCGCTGAACTGGCTTGCGGATTTGGGTGGTGATGTCTTACCGGCTTTGACCATTTTGGCGGTGGTGTTTACAATTGCTTCGTTCAACGGAGAGCTactgatgacgatgatgaagaggtggaGAGGACAGAGTTTTGGAGAGGAACGGACCAGCGAAAAGGCAGCTTTTGGCTGCTCCGGAGTTACGAAATCAAGCTCGTTTCAGAGTGGGGGAGTGCTCCGAGTCCGAGGTACTCGCTGGGCATTTCCTTGTCCGGCACATAGCCTACGGTTTGCATTCTACTGCCAATTACTACTGGTGCTGCTAACAATTCCGGGACCCGTTCCAGTCCCATCTTGCTACTAAAGTGTCCAGTAAAGGCGAACGAGTGGTGAGGGGGGAAAGCATTTTGGAGCTTCTCGGGAAGCTCTGGCAGCTCCGTTTCTGCCCCGCCTGCGGATTGGCGTCATCCTGACTTGCAGACGGTGTCACTCCAAAGCCGAAACGCTAACAAACCAAAGGCCGCTGACAAATGACGACACGGCGAGCGATTCCGCAATGCGCCCGATTTTGAGCATCATTCAGTTATTAACGGCAATCATGGCCGAGGCAGGGGTTCCGATAAAGGAAGCGGAATTGCATCTCAAGGGCGTGGCTGATTTCGGCTTGTCGAATCAACATATCAACTCCTCCTTCCACTTATCGTGATTGGTCGAGAGCCCAGGGAACTGCTGTAAATGCACGGGCGGTTATTAACATAGTACGGAGTGCATGAACTACGATTCAGCTGCAGTTTTACTACCCAAGGTTCACGACTGCAATGCATCGCTTGTCTCAACCAATGCTGTTTGGCGCGGGGCCACTGGAACTAGCATTTCTTAACGAGTTCTCCTATTTGAACAGATATTCGCCCTGCTATGACTTTGCATCTCGAATGACGAAACCACTCTTCTCATCTCGTGGCCGTATTAGACAAGGAAAACTCTTGGGATGACTCGTCAATCCACTGGTCAACTCAACCACTGGCATGATTTCAACGCCGCTCGCgtccttttccctctcgaTACTCATGGTACTCAACATAACTGCGACCACAAGCCATATCGTAGCCTCTGCAAAATGTTGACCGACACATATCCTTctgccaaagccaaactGTCCAACTGGTAGTGGCTCTCCTCGGCCACCCTCCTCCAAGGGAAAGTAGCGATCTGGGTCAAAATCATCGGGATTTGTATAAACTGTCTCGTCGTGGGTCATGGCCCGAGTATTGGCATAGACGAATGAGCCGGCAGGTATGAGATAGCCGCGATAGATGTCGTCTTTTAGTGAACGATGAGGAACACCCATTGGGCCCACAGGAGACCATCGAAAGGTCTCTTGGACGATGAAGTCGATATATTGCAGATTGGGTCTATCGTCAAAGGTAGGCAATCGATCTCTTCCCACCACTTGATCCAGTAAGTGCTGGGCTTTGCTTTGGACCTCAGGATGCAGCACCATGCAGAGTATAAACACGACCAATGTGCTCCAGGTGGTATCCTGGGCAGCTGCAAACACAGCAGCGCCGGCACCCTTTATATCTTCCTCGGATACATCGGGAGCCTGGCCCTGCTGTACTTGGCTTTCCCGTTGGTCTATCATCTCTTGTACTAAAGACTGTACTCGAGTGCTTGAAGCCATGATTGTCTCGTATGGTTTATCGCGCAAGTTGGTAATAGCAAATCTCCATTGATTGGCAAATTTGAGAGATCGGTCGTGAAGGAAGCTTGGCAGATACCTGAACAACGGAAAGAAATCGACTGGTGTCCCAGCAGGAGCTCCTCCATGGCCTAACGCATAGCTCGCATCTTCGGCAATTTGAATAAAGGGGTCCGTATCCGTCTCAATCTTGATACCAAATCCTACCCCAAGAGCGATGGCCGTAGAAAAGCGTCGGAGGACCATTTCCCATTCTGCTGGCTTGTCCATGATTCCCCTAAGCAATGCCATCGCTTCTCGCTCTTGCAAATAGCGGTACTGTCCAATGTTGCTTTTCTGAAAGCCCCTTTGCAGAATACGACGGTGTAATCTGAAGGAAGAGCCCCATCTGAGGAAAGTGAGCGTTTTGTGCCATCCCATGACTTCAAAAAGAGCGAATCGAGGGCGGTCACAGTAGTTGGCTCCGCGCTTATCGAGAAGGTCGGTGGCTGCCTGGACGGAGTTGAGGACAATGACAGGTTGACCCAAAACATTAAACGATAGAACATCGGATTTATACTCTTGAGATAGCCTCATATAGAAATACTCTGGATAGGCGGTGGGTATAATGCGCAGATGGCCCAGAAATAATTCCCCTGGAGGCCCTGGGGGCAATGGGCCGAATCGCTTCCTCGTTTGATATGCCATAATTTTTCCAGCAACAAGGATGAGTAGGAATATAAAAGGTACCAGAACAGACGGGGTGTTTAATAATGACTGCGTGACCGCCATCATGATTTGAAAAAGTTGTCCCTGGGAGACATAGTCGTAATGCGAGAAAGTGCAACCATAATCTAGTCCGCCGTTTTGTCTTACAGGCCGTATTTGGAGATAGAGTTAAAGAATgtaataagcttaattaGGTCCTGGGAAAAGGAGATTAATCGATCTattccttcttggcagacCATTGGAAATTTACGGAAAAACAGAAAGAGAATATTGGGGCTATATAAGCTCATTGTTGCATCTAGCTGAAACCCGTCTCTTAGTGGCACTTGACGTGGCAGTCTGTGAGCGGCGGGTGTTGCTGTATGTTTTACCTATAGATCTGAGACAAGACACAACATCTCGACAAGCAGTTTCCGTGGTCGGGCATACATGTAGAAAGCACTACACTCAAGACAAATAAACCGACTTTGCGGTTCCATCAAAACACAACCTTAAGTCACCGCTTCTTGATGTTATACTGTCTTCATGGCTTGCCGCCCCGCCATTCGTCATTTTATCCAACTAAGATCTGGCAGCACGGATGTTGCAACAGAAGCTCATGAGACAATACATACAATTACTGATATAGGAAATAGATGAGTAATTCGCAGTCTGTATAATTGGATGCTTTTTCAAGATCTAACTGACGAAAGAGGTGGAATCGGAACCCGGCGTCGCCCCGTTTTTCCTCGCCTGCGGTAAGCTGATATCAGTGGGCCATGTATCGCATCATAATGAGCATAAAAGATCATCACATAAACGCTGAAAACGGTCGCAAGAATGTGATTCATTGAATGTGGCCAGACTCTATGAAACTGCTATGTGCGGAGATGgctttattttctcttgtcGAATGCCATAGGAGACTTGACATCTACGGCGTACATCGGCACGGAGCGGTCCGGGTGGGGCTGGAAGCCACTGCAACTGGCTTGTCTCTGCTCTTGAGAATCACGGCACAAGCAGGAGATTGAAGTTATACTCGTAATGGCTGGAGACGGTAattcagctgcagctttgcCTATGAATATATACTTCACATAAGGACACAATGTTTTGCATCCATCGATACATATCAAAAATCGCCAGCTGGTGGATGATTAGACTAGAGGTGCTGTATGACATCAGCGGGCTGTGTGACGGGCTGTGAACATCATTCCGTCGAGGCAAACGGTGTTGCCTAACATGCGTGCTTAATCCCGAATGAGACGTCGGTGACGCGGGTAGCATTGGTGGTTACACAATTGTTTGGGGTatgcatcttggccatgagGGCTGGTGTTGTCGCAAGATATGCCCATGATGCTGAGATAGTGTATGCAGGGGGCAGGACAGGTGAGTGATGGAGAGAATAGTACTCGTAGTGGTCATGAACCAAACAAGTATAGTATTTTACTTGGGTTCAAATGACCAGGAGCCTATCGCTATCAGAAACTAATCACCGGCTCTCTTGTTGAATTTTTTTCCCCGAGGTTTTCTGGGGGGTCACTCAAGGTACAGTAGCATCCTCGTATTGCTTGGGCACCCTCCATCCCAAGTGGTCACGGACCCTGTAATGGCGTGTTCCTGTTTCAACCAAGTTTCGACGCCATATTAATAGATTAAAGAGGGAGGGAGGCCTTCTGTCATTGGGGCCACGAGCCATTGGTCTGGTCCAATGCTCCCACAGAGGTTCATCCCGTCATATTGTATAATAGCGAATATGGGGCTATGTGGCTCTTCTCTGAAGCCATGATGAGTGTGATCTTGGCGCTACAGGTACGCATTTCTTGGCGCTATACGCACTGTCCTGCTTGCTGTAATGTGCCTGAATGTGTACAAGTGGCAGCGGTGCTGATCCTCATCAGCCGCCCCTTTCGAGCCCTTACTTCCTCGTATATACGAAGTACCTGCTGCCTCGTACCCCATGGAAAGGCGTTGGTGATACAGTGCCAATTTAACACTGTTGGTACTCCCTCCAAAACTTCTGAGGCAGTCCAGATTCTTGCTCGGCGATCCGAGGTCTGAGAGCGAGGCTTCGTATTCAGTCAACGTGTTTCTTCTGTTCTTTTGCAGAGAAAGCGCGCTCCACAGGTTCTATTGCTGCAAACGGGGTTCCTGTCGTCGAAATGCCCTCGTCTGCTTTATAGCAAGGTGGCAGTAAGCgatatttaattttagtcGATCCGTGGATGTGCGATTACCGGCAGCGACGCCAGCCGGGGCTGCGGCGTGGGGTCACATTTGGCCGTCCATGGATTGaagttttgctgcttcttcaggGTCTGTCTATACCAGTAGATACTGTACACATATTCCGCTAGCTTCAAGTGCCCGTAAGCTTTTTATAGAAGAAAATAGAGGAGCCCCATTCGTGGGCATTAGCAGGCGGTAAGTGGTGTGCAAATGCGAATGCATGTCAAAGACGCTACGCTCCATGCAACCAACGGCGAATCTTCACCCAGGTTTCACATTGATCGATTTTATAGCGCCTCCAGCGTTCTCCAGCTCGGGCAGGCCCCGTTGTTTCCAGGCTTGGCAGCTGTCTCCAGCGCACAACCACCCCCAAGGCGTTCTGCTGCCAAATGTAAGCCTCCTCTTTTGAGGCTTGATCGAAGCGCCATCTTCCCGCAACACGGCTGACTGGCGTCGACGGGTTCCTCTTGTGTCAGGGCCTATTTTTGATTCTCCTCTCCCAATCCTCGCGCCCTGCGATCGGCATTGcaagagaagctccagcgccgTTGGCTAGTGGCTTCGCATTCGCATTAGCACAGCCAACAGAGCAGAACTTTGGAACCTCTTGCGACTCAGCCCAGCTTCGCGCAAACTCCACCTGTCGGGCTGTCCTGTCAGCCTTCCGGAGACAACGGAGGGGAATTCATTCGAGCAGCCTAGCCGTCTATTGCTGCTTGCATTTGATGCTCCTCTTCGCTCGCTCGGCCACGTTATCGCGATAAAGTTGACCCGTGAGgctcgtctcgtctcgtctcagACAGCCCAccccctccaaaaaaaggcgtcagctgctgctgagctcCCGTGTCGCCGACGTTCCCCTCGACTCACCACCAACAATGTCCTTTCGAAACGACGGAAGCCGGTACGGGCAAGTCCCGCCAGTTCAATATCCAGTGGCAGGCCAGCAGCCAGCGGAGCAGCACGGCATGACCCGCCAGGCGAGCTTCAACTCTGGCGACGATGGCACCTACTATGAGGGCCACGGCCATAATCATTACAACCCTGCCATAACACACCGGCCCGCGCCCAGCGAGGATGATCTCTTCATATCGAGCCCGACCAACTACCCGCCCGGCCGGTCACCgtctggctctggcagcGCCCTGTCTGGATACACTCACCAGTACCAACAAGAGCAGCCGCCGCCCACGCCCTCGCATGCTGCGTACAACCCCCAGGCGTTTACCCAGCCTTCCTCCAACTTCCATCGTTCTCAGTCGACCAATATACCGCTACATCAGCAGACCATGTCGTCGCGATACTCTGCGTCTTCGTCGAGCTCGAATAACACTTATGCCAGCCCCTCGCCGAACAACTACGCCCCTCAGGCATACAACCCCGCCGCCTACGCTTCCGCGGCGCCACAGCGACATCCCACATATCACGGATACAACAACAGCCATGATCAGTCCTATGGCGCTGGAGGGCAGGCATCGCCGTCCTTCCCGCCTCAGTCTCCTGGCGTGCCATATCCTACGCATTCTCCAACAAGAGCGGCCTCATACCAACAGACTATGCCCACAAGTCCATCTTCATTCGCTACTCAGTCACAGTCCTCGGTATATGCCTCTCCGGGCTACGGTACTGGATACGGTTCCAACGGTGGCAGCCCGAGCCCCGCAGCATTCTCTTCAAACTCTCAGGCTCCATACCCCACGACCTCCCATATGCCGGCATACCCTACGAATGATGGCAGTGCCTACTTTAACAACAGGCCTGGTCGGTCAGACTCCCAAGGTTCCTCCTTGGCGTCGCCATATATGCAACCTCTTGGATCTCCCGGGATAACGAGACACCCAACAAATGCCCCTCTGCCGAATCGACCTATGGCTGACCTGCCCGAGGAAGCAACTCCATGGGATGCCAATGGCCGGCCACTCCCTCAACCTCATTACCGCGACGATGAACCCTATGACCAGGAGAGTATCATGCAAGAAATCGAAGCTGAACTAGGAAGGGGGGATGGCCGATCAGAACCTCGGCCACTCCCTTCGCCACTCCCTTCCAACGGCCAGATGACTCTTGCCCACCACCCATCAAGCAGGACGGCGGCTCAACCCGTGTATGAGGATGGGAATGACTCTGATGACCTAGAGGGAGCTGCTGGCGTCCTGGCAATGCAGCAGGCTGAGCTAGAAGAGAGACGTTTCAGCGGAAGtacctttatatataatgATGCGCCCACCATTGCACACCCCCCACAGTCCAACCCACTTCCCCCGCCACCTGAAGAGCAAGATAATAGCAGCGATAGTGACTTTGGGGGATTCATGGACCTTGGGGGCCTTAGTGGTGGTTACGCAGGCACACTTACGTATGGTAACGACATTGGGAACTACAcaggctcttctttctcccaaGAATCATCACGGCCTTTACCAACGCCGGGCCAAGCCCGACCTGCGCAAGTAGATTATGGAGACACAGGTGGCCTACAGGCGCCTCGTGCCAAGAGGCTCAGTTTCGACGAAGGCGACGAGAGAGTCTCCATTCATTCACATCTCAGTGGAACTGATTCCCCGTCAAAGGATGACTACGAAGACCTATTCTATCACCCTGGCCTGTCGAGCCGACCGCTACCATCCCTCCCTCCGGCTCCGGGGTCTGACACCAGTTCCATGACGTCTGGGCAACTTACCAGTCGCACCGGCTACCATTCCTATTCTCGGAGTTCAGACTCAAGAAGTCAGCAGCTTGATAATCCAGAGAACTTTTATTCCAACGCCAATAACTCCACTTATTCTCATCAGCAGCCCGAGCGATCGGTTTCCCTGGCCGGATACAGTCACACCCCGCAGGTGCAAGCGCCCGCAAGATCAAGGACTGATGCGGCTGAAGAGCGCAGGAAGATGGCTAGACAACAGCAGTCGACACCAGGACTGCCAATTACTGAGTACGATGCTCCTCCAGCGGGAGGCTTTGACAGCATTACCCTGCCCAGTGGTGGtagaaagaagaagtttATCCCATCGAAACTTACGCCGAGTGATTTCAAACGATGCCCGGAACCCTGGGCGCTTAGTGGCATTGAGGCTTGGGTCCGTGAGATGGCTGAAGGAGAGCTTGACCTGAGAGAGAAGCTTGTCGAGGAGGCGCTGACCATGTTGTTTACCTTCAAAGTTCCGACCATGAACGTcgctgatgctgaagctCTCAGCACCGCTGTACTGGCCCAGATGCTCCAGTATGGCGTCCTTTTGCCGGATGAAGAATGGATCAAATTTGGAACTGGTCACATTTCGGGAGTTTTCTTCCAGTTGGCTGGGTCTGGATGCTACGCGCCCAAGTTGCATGATATCGAGATCAGTGGCCGTTGCTATTCCAGCCATTGTATGCGGACTCTTAAAAAGGTGGACCTTGAAGGCTTGACTGAGAAACCAGCGGATGACTGGCACGTCTTTTATAAGCTGACCAAGGAAGACATTGAATCTCGCTCAAAGAAGGAGGTAGAACGCCAAAACATCTTGCACGAGATTGTCACCGGTGAGGAGTCGTATATCAAGCAGCTGAACATCTTCCGTATGCTGTACAGAGACGACTTGCGCACTAGGCAACCGCCCATTCTTAACCCCGACAAGCGTGACAAGTTTCTCACAGCAGTCTTTGGAAAACTTGATACAGTATTACGCATCAACAAAGATCATCTTCTGGCGCAGCTCAAGTACCGTCAGCAGGAGCAAGGCCCCTGGATCGTCGGCTTCAGTGATATCTTCCGAGAGTGGATCCGAAAGGCCAAGACTGACTACATTGAGTATGCGACCCAGTACCCTCGTGCTGCGTACATGATACGCAGGGAGGCTGGCAAAAACCTCTTGTTCAAGAAGTTCTTGGAAGACAAACAGAAGGATAAGGCGGGTCTGAAGCAAGATTGGACTCACTTCCTCATCACTCCGCTGCAGCGTCTCCAGCGTTATATCCTCCTACTCGAAACAGTGGAACGGAAAATGGCGGgagagagcgaagagatGACGATTCTCAAGAGAGCCATTGAAGAGATTCGTGTGGTCACTTTGGAATGTGATGCCAAGGTCGCCGAGACGAACAAGAGAGTAGAAATGACGGAGCTTGACAGGATGCTCATATTACGGCCAGGCTTCCAGGCTTTGCTGAACCTTGACCATCTCGGCAGGGTTCTTATAATACAGGGTGACCTGCAGCGGTTGAGCTCAAGTGGCATCAAATGGGTGGACACTCATGCCTTGTTGTTTGACCACTATCTCATTCTGGCCAAGGTGGTGGTCTCTAGAGATggcagaggagagaagaagtatGATGTTTCCAGAGAAGTAAGTTTTACCATcctttcctccttttttttccaacTTTGAAGACACAGGTGCTAATCGTAGTAGCCTATACCAATGCCTCTATTATTCCTGGAAAGCATGAACGACGATCCCGTCATCAAACAGAAGGGAATCACAGCTCCTCTAGCCAGGACAACAGCCGTCGGACCGGCTGCTGCATCCACAACTCAGCTCAGCTCCCGACCAGGCCTTGAGCACACTGCGACAAACTCTACAACTGGCTCAGCAACGACGCTCACGCCAACACAGTCCAATGATGTTGAGGGCAATATTCTTTACCCCTTCAAGATTAAGCATCTAGGTCATGAAGTGTACACGCTGTATGCGTCATCCGCTCGGGATCGGGCAGACTGGTGCTCAAAGATTGTTGAGGCGAAAACGATACACGCCAAAGGATTGTTCTCTCAGAATGCGGAGCCTTTCAGGCTTCGTGTTCTTGCCGATGCTGCATTCCACTACGACATCAGCTCTCCTCATGCAAGATCTGCCGGCGTTCCGGTTGTTAAGGGCACACCGCTCGACCGGGCAATCGAAGAATTAGAAGGCGTTCTTGGTTCTGCACAGGGTGTTGCCCCCGTATGCCGTGCCCAAGTGAATTGCGCAACGGCCTTTTCAGCGTTTGGTAAGGCTGTCATTGCAATAGGAACTGACTATGGCATCTACATCGCCGACCCTTCCAATCCGCGAGGATGGACTCGGGTAAGTTTATCTGAAATTTTGTTTGTTCTGTAGGATAAATATCTAACAAGGAGAAACAGACGGTCCAAATCGCTAGGGTCACGCAAATCGCCGTCTTGGAAGAGTTCAACGTGTGTGTTGTGATTGCAGACAAGTCCTTAATCTCTTACCCGTTGGATGTAATCGCCCCGGTTTCGGAATACGCTCCGCCGGTCAATGATAACCCCAGACGAGCTCCCCAGAGACTGGCAAAGGATGTAACATACTTTGCAACGGCAAGGATGAAGGACCGGACACTACTCTTCCACAAACGAAAGGAAGGCCTACACACAATGTTCAAGGTCCTCGAACCCATCCTTCAGAAGTCTACGGAAAAGAAGTCGCGATTCTTCGGTAGGGGTAAGGGTGCTTCCGGAAGTGCCGAGTCATTCCGTGACTTTGACGAGTTCTTCTTCCCTACGGAGTGTTTCTCCTTGAGTCTTTTCCAGACCTACGTTGCCGTGTCCACAGCCAAGGGTATTGAGATGTTGACGCTCGACAAGAAGCAACCCATCTCCATTCCGGATCTCAAAGCACCGGCAATTGCTAATATCGCCAATCGTATCCGAGAACAGCATCCTTTGGGCATGTTCCGGCTGAACGAGAACGAATTCATCCTAACGTATGAAGATTGCGCCGTGTATGTCGATAAACACGGTGAGGTCAGCAGGACTCTCATCATGGAATACACAggcaagcagaagaaggccaagggcgCAACCATGTACGGACAGTACCTCATTCTGTACAACGATGACTACGTCGAGGTTCGAAATGCCGACAACGGGCGGTTGCGGCAGATCATTGCTGGGCGGGACGTGCGACTGATTGACTTTGGCGTCCGTGGCCCGACTGGAGACAACGCGGCCCAGGCGTCGCAAGTGTATGGACACAATGGCGGGTTGTCGACGGCGGGTGACGTTTCTAAGGGAACCGTCAAGATCGCCATGTCGCACCCGGAGCTGTCTGGAAGACAGATTATTTTGGAGATGCTTCTTAATGACGGGCATGTCGAGTAATGAGATAGACGAGCGGTTAATGGACATGCAGAGGGACGCTGTACGAATGGAGCATGTCGAAGCTGCTGTCTTTAGCCTATGAACCAGCATGGTTGGTTTCATGGTTGCATTATTTGCCTTGTTCTTCGGGTTTCTTTCGGTGTTGTCCCCCCTTGGCAGGATGCGGCTGACAGAGGGGGGTAAAGAGGGCTGCCCACCATCCGAAAGATGGGATGTTGGCCGGaacctcttctttttttaatacaagtttcttcttcgtctttttttacCCATTCCCCATGGGGGTCCTGAAACATTAAGATTCACGACCCCTGCcttttatttctctctttttttcttttctacttTTGCGTGGCGCTGGTAGGAAGACGGTTTACGAAGGAGGAAGCAACCCTGTTGAGAGAAGGACGAGGCTTCTGGATGGccatttccttttcctcattctttttctttgataAAAAAATGTGGGAGATCTGTCTAGGTAATAGTTTGCTAGGAGAGTTGTGCCTTATACCACTATACATCTTTGGAATATATGAGCAGTTTGTTATGACTTTTACATCTCGGGGATGATTTACGAGCTTCTCGC of the Trichoderma breve strain T069 chromosome 4, whole genome shotgun sequence genome contains:
- a CDS encoding copper/zinc superoxide dismutase (SODC) domain-containing protein codes for the protein MVKAVTVLRGDAKVSGTVIFEQASEGAPTTITYDITGNDANAKRGFHIHTFGDNTNGCTSAGPHFNPFNKTHGSPSDEARHVGDLGNIETDAQGNAKGTITDSLVQLIGPNSVIGRTVVVHAGTDDLGKGDNEESLKTGNAGPRPACGVIGISA
- a CDS encoding CNH domain-containing protein, producing MSFRNDGSRYGQVPPVQYPVAGQQPAEQHGMTRQASFNSGDDGTYYEGHGHNHYNPAITHRPAPSEDDLFISSPTNYPPGRSPSGSGSALSGYTHQYQQEQPPPTPSHAAYNPQAFTQPSSNFHRSQSTNIPLHQQTMSSRYSASSSSSNNTYASPSPNNYAPQAYNPAAYASAAPQRHPTYHGYNNSHDQSYGAGGQASPSFPPQSPGVPYPTHSPTRAASYQQTMPTSPSSFATQSQSSAPYPTTSHMPAYPTNDGSAYFNNRPGRHPTNAPLPNRPMADLPEEATPWDANGRPLPQPHYRDDEPYDQESIMQEIEAELGRGDGRSEPRPLPSPLPSNGQMTLAHHPSSRTAAQPVYEDGNDSDDLEGAAGVLAMQQAELEERRFSGSTFIYNDAPTIAHPPQSNPLPPPPEEQDNSSDSDFGGFMDLGGLSGGYAGTLTYGNDIGNYTGSSFSQESSRPLPTPGQARPAQVDYGDTGGLQAPRAKRLSFDEGDERVSIHSHLSGTDSPSKDDYEDLFYHPGLSSRPLPSLPPAPGSDTSSMTSGQLTSRTGYHSYSRSSDSRSQQLDNPENFYSNANNSTYSHQQPERSVSLAGYSHTPQVQAPARSRTDAAEERRKMARQQQSTPGLPITDGGRKKKFIPSKLTPSDFKRCPEPWALSGIEAWVREMAEGELDLREKLVEEALTMLFTFKVPTMNVADAEALSTAVLAQMLQYGVLLPDEEWIKFGTGHISGVFFQLAGSGCYAPKLHDIEISGRCYSSHCMRTLKKVDLEGLTEKPADDWHVFYKLTKEDIESRSKKEVERQNILHEIVTGEESYIKQLNIFRMLYRDDLRTRQPPILNPDKRDKFLTAVFGKLDTVLRINKDHLLAQLKYRQQEQGPWIVGFSDIFREWIRKAKTDYIEYATQYPRAAYMIRREAGKNLLFKKFLEDKQKDKAGLKQDWTHFLITPLQRLQRYILLLETVERKMAGESEEMTILKRAIEEIRVVTLECDAKVAETNKRVEMTELDRMLILRPGFQALLNLDHLGRVLIIQGDLQRLSSSGIKWVDTHALLFDHYLILAKVVVSRDGRGEKKYDVSREPIPMPLLFLESMNDDPVIKQKGITAPLARTTAVGPAAASTTQLSSRPGLEHTIKHLGHEVYTLYASSARDRADWCSKIVEAKTIHAKGLFSQNAEPFRLRVLADAAFHYDISSPHARSAGVPVVKGTPLDRAIEELEGVLGSAQGVAPVCRAQVNCATAFSAFGKAVIAIGTDYGIYIADPSNPRGWTRTVQIARVTQIAVLEEFNVCVVIADKSLISYPLDVIAPVSEYAPPVNDNPRRAPQRLAKDVTYFATARMKDRTLLFHKRKEGLHTMFKVLEPILQKSTEKKSRFFGRGKGASGSAESFRDFDEFFFPTECFSLSLFQTYVAVSTAKGIEMLTLDKKQPISIPDLKAPAIANIANRIREQHPLGMFRLNENEFILTYEDCAVYVDKHGEVSRTLIMEYTGKQKKAKGATMYGQYLILYNDDYVEVRNADNGRLRQIIAGRDVRLIDFGVRGPTGDNAAQASQVYGHNGGLSTAGDVSKGTVKIAMSHPELSGRQIILEMLLNDGHVE
- a CDS encoding cytochrome p450 domain-containing protein, whose amino-acid sequence is MRLSQEYKSDVLSFNVLGQPVIVLNSVQAATDLLDKRGANYCDRPRFALFEVMGWHKTLTFLRWGSSFRLHRRILQRGFQKSNIGQYRYLQEREAMALLRGIMDKPAEWEMVLRRFSTAIALGVGFGIKIETDTDPFIQIAEDASYALGHGGAPAGTPVDFFPLFRYLPSFLHDRSLKFANQWRFAITNLRDKPYETIMASSTRVQSLVQEMIDQRESQVQQGQAPDVSEEDIKGAGAAVFAAAQDTTWSTLVVFILCMVLHPEVQSKAQHLLDQVVGRDRLPTFDDRPNLQYIDFIVQETFRWSPVGPMGVPHRSLKDDIYRGYLIPAGSFVYANTRAMTHDETVYTNPDDFDPDRYFPLEEGGRGEPLPVGQFGFGRRICVGQHFAEATIWLVVAVMLSTMSIEREKDASGVEIMPVVELTSGLTSHPKSFPCLIRPRDEKSGFVIRDAKS